A window of the Gossypium hirsutum isolate 1008001.06 chromosome A05, Gossypium_hirsutum_v2.1, whole genome shotgun sequence genome harbors these coding sequences:
- the LOC107959154 gene encoding uncharacterized protein isoform X1, which yields MMAVDLHNFELLLPSQFFTPQDNLGSGLSSPIGSDQPSSSSTDSTREEDDYIGELTRLMAQNMLPDDDKLEKSWGLAGSPESTLWSQFGSNLDGPIGPSREPSPPMAPWVGNFEKMKITEETARYNQGERFLSTSNSIQVSGGNLNAGIQSKQALIDDQIRAIQLYRLKQEQAMKQMEQKARVKHYHQNKGRVFGGFNNGQKAVTNSNNPWYNLQQQQQQQQQQSNQQADSHMRAVFLSASGSRNGSCGTGVFLPRGIGGTPTESRKKQGCATVLIPARVVQALKLHFEKTGVPTRSSNSPFPLQHDACVSGRNNSMHSLQKYQSKTVPALNHQEMNLPQEWTY from the exons ATGATGGCTGTTGACCTACACAACTTTGAGTTATTGCTTCCTTCTCAGTTTTTCACTCCTCAAGATAACCTTGGATCAGGGTTGAGTTCACCTATTGGCTCTGATCAGCCGAGTTCAAGCTCAACAGACAGCACTCGAGAAGAAGACGATTACATTGGTGAGTTGACTCGCCTGATGGCTCAGAACATGCTTCCTGATGATGATAAACTTGAAAAG TCATGGGGTTTGGCTGGTTCACCGGAATCAACGCTGTGGTCACAGTTTGGCTCGAACCTGGATGGTCCAATAGGGCCATCTAGGGAGCCATCTCCTCCAATGGCACCTTGGGTTGGGAATTTTGAAAAGATGAAGATAACTGAAGAAACGGCAAGATATAACCAAGGTGAGAGATTTTTAAGTACATCCAATTCAATCCAAGTTTCTGGGGGAAACCTGAATGCTGGAATTCAATCAAAACAAGCTCTTATTGATGATCAAATAAGAGCAATCCAA CTTTACAGGCTTAAACAGGAGCAAGCTATGAAGCAAATGGAACAAAAGGCAAGGGTTAAACATTATCATCAAAACAAAGGAAGAGTGTTCGGTGGGTTTAACAATGGCCAAAAAGCCGTCACTAACTCTAATAATCCCTGGTATAAtctgcagcagcagcagcagcagcaacaacaacaaaGCAACCAACAAGCCGATTCTCATATGAGAGCGGTTTTCCTGAGTGCATCCGGTTCAAGAAATGGTTCTTGTGGAACCGGGGTATTCTTGCCTCGTGGAATAGGAGGAACCCCTACTGAGTCACGCAAGAAACAAG GATGCGCCACAGTTCTGATTCCTGCAAGAGTAGTACAGGCACTGAAGCTCCACTTCGAGAAAACAGGTGTTCCAACAAGGTCCAGTAATAGTCCTTTTCCCCTACAACACG ATGCTTGTGTAAGTGGGAGGAATAATAGCATGCATTCACTGCAAAAGTATCAGTCCAAGACGGTGCCGGCTTTGAACCATCAAGAAATGAATCTACCTCAAGAATGGACATATTAA
- the LOC107959154 gene encoding uncharacterized protein isoform X2, whose amino-acid sequence MMAVDLHNFELLLPSQFFTPQDNLGSGLSSPIGSDQPSSSSTDSTREEDDYIGELTRLMAQNMLPDDDKLEKSWGLAGSPESTLWSQFGSNLDGPIGPSREPSPPMAPWVGNFEKMKITEETARYNQGERFLSTSNSIQVSGGNLNAGIQSKQALIDDQIRAIQLYRLKQEQAMKQMEQKQQQQQQQQQSNQQADSHMRAVFLSASGSRNGSCGTGVFLPRGIGGTPTESRKKQGCATVLIPARVVQALKLHFEKTGVPTRSSNSPFPLQHDACVSGRNNSMHSLQKYQSKTVPALNHQEMNLPQEWTY is encoded by the exons ATGATGGCTGTTGACCTACACAACTTTGAGTTATTGCTTCCTTCTCAGTTTTTCACTCCTCAAGATAACCTTGGATCAGGGTTGAGTTCACCTATTGGCTCTGATCAGCCGAGTTCAAGCTCAACAGACAGCACTCGAGAAGAAGACGATTACATTGGTGAGTTGACTCGCCTGATGGCTCAGAACATGCTTCCTGATGATGATAAACTTGAAAAG TCATGGGGTTTGGCTGGTTCACCGGAATCAACGCTGTGGTCACAGTTTGGCTCGAACCTGGATGGTCCAATAGGGCCATCTAGGGAGCCATCTCCTCCAATGGCACCTTGGGTTGGGAATTTTGAAAAGATGAAGATAACTGAAGAAACGGCAAGATATAACCAAGGTGAGAGATTTTTAAGTACATCCAATTCAATCCAAGTTTCTGGGGGAAACCTGAATGCTGGAATTCAATCAAAACAAGCTCTTATTGATGATCAAATAAGAGCAATCCAA CTTTACAGGCTTAAACAGGAGCAAGCTATGAAGCAAATGGAACAAAAG cagcagcagcagcagcaacaacaacaaaGCAACCAACAAGCCGATTCTCATATGAGAGCGGTTTTCCTGAGTGCATCCGGTTCAAGAAATGGTTCTTGTGGAACCGGGGTATTCTTGCCTCGTGGAATAGGAGGAACCCCTACTGAGTCACGCAAGAAACAAG GATGCGCCACAGTTCTGATTCCTGCAAGAGTAGTACAGGCACTGAAGCTCCACTTCGAGAAAACAGGTGTTCCAACAAGGTCCAGTAATAGTCCTTTTCCCCTACAACACG ATGCTTGTGTAAGTGGGAGGAATAATAGCATGCATTCACTGCAAAAGTATCAGTCCAAGACGGTGCCGGCTTTGAACCATCAAGAAATGAATCTACCTCAAGAATGGACATATTAA
- the LOC107959153 gene encoding uncharacterized protein isoform X1: METKRQVGSSSSFTADLFGSKDSSSSSSKGIFSSIFPPPSSIGGKNSSGSKVLESWPKQPLEGSAWRQGMQAPLQNKEERVEPCHLSSSLYYGGQDLYSHPSTCQSTSTTSYPVFKKDGGENDTNGNNSMDASRGNWWQGTGFLFESFKLVISENLGLELFLYLRHLTWISTGSLYY; this comes from the exons ATGGAGACTAAGAGACAAGTTGGTTCTTCTTCCTCGTTCACAGCTGATCTTTTTGGCTCCAAAgattcatcatcttcatcatcaaaaGGGATTTTCAGTTCCATTTTTCCACCTCCATCTTCg ATTGGAGGGAAGAACTCCTCAGGCTCCAAGGTGCTGGAATCATGGCCAAAGCAGCCTTTAGAAGGTTCAGCTTGGAGACAAGGTATGCAAG CTCCACTGCAAAACAAGGAAGAAAGGGTTGAACCATGCCATTTAAGTTCATCTCTTTACTATGGTGGGCAAGACTT gtATTCCCATCCCTCGACTTGCCAAAGTACATCTACAACATCGTATCCAGTT TTTAAAAAAGATGGGGGAGAAAATGACACTAATGGAAACAATTCAATGGATGCTTCTAGAGGGAATTGGTGGCAAGGTACTGGTTTTCTATTTGAAAGCTTCAAGTTGGTGATCAGCGAAAATCTGGGTTTAGAGTTATTCCTATATCTCAGACACTTGACTTGGATTTCTACAGGTTCGCTTTATTATTAG
- the LOC107959153 gene encoding uncharacterized protein isoform X3, which produces METKRQVGSSSSFTADLFGSKDSSSSSSKGIFSSIFPPPSSIGGKNSSGSKVLESWPKQPLEGSAWRQGMQAPLQNKEERVEPCHLSSSLYYGGQDLYSHPSTCQSTSTTSYPVFKKDGGENDTNGNNSMDASRGNWWQGSLYY; this is translated from the exons ATGGAGACTAAGAGACAAGTTGGTTCTTCTTCCTCGTTCACAGCTGATCTTTTTGGCTCCAAAgattcatcatcttcatcatcaaaaGGGATTTTCAGTTCCATTTTTCCACCTCCATCTTCg ATTGGAGGGAAGAACTCCTCAGGCTCCAAGGTGCTGGAATCATGGCCAAAGCAGCCTTTAGAAGGTTCAGCTTGGAGACAAGGTATGCAAG CTCCACTGCAAAACAAGGAAGAAAGGGTTGAACCATGCCATTTAAGTTCATCTCTTTACTATGGTGGGCAAGACTT gtATTCCCATCCCTCGACTTGCCAAAGTACATCTACAACATCGTATCCAGTT TTTAAAAAAGATGGGGGAGAAAATGACACTAATGGAAACAATTCAATGGATGCTTCTAGAGGGAATTGGTGGCAAG GTTCGCTTTATTATTAG
- the LOC107959153 gene encoding uncharacterized protein isoform X2, whose product METKRQVGSSSSFTADLFGSKDSSSSSSKGIFSSIFPPPSSIGGKNSSGSKVLESWPKQPLEGSAWRQAPLQNKEERVEPCHLSSSLYYGGQDLYSHPSTCQSTSTTSYPVFKKDGGENDTNGNNSMDASRGNWWQGTGFLFESFKLVISENLGLELFLYLRHLTWISTGSLYY is encoded by the exons ATGGAGACTAAGAGACAAGTTGGTTCTTCTTCCTCGTTCACAGCTGATCTTTTTGGCTCCAAAgattcatcatcttcatcatcaaaaGGGATTTTCAGTTCCATTTTTCCACCTCCATCTTCg ATTGGAGGGAAGAACTCCTCAGGCTCCAAGGTGCTGGAATCATGGCCAAAGCAGCCTTTAGAAGGTTCAGCTTGGAGACAAG CTCCACTGCAAAACAAGGAAGAAAGGGTTGAACCATGCCATTTAAGTTCATCTCTTTACTATGGTGGGCAAGACTT gtATTCCCATCCCTCGACTTGCCAAAGTACATCTACAACATCGTATCCAGTT TTTAAAAAAGATGGGGGAGAAAATGACACTAATGGAAACAATTCAATGGATGCTTCTAGAGGGAATTGGTGGCAAGGTACTGGTTTTCTATTTGAAAGCTTCAAGTTGGTGATCAGCGAAAATCTGGGTTTAGAGTTATTCCTATATCTCAGACACTTGACTTGGATTTCTACAGGTTCGCTTTATTATTAG
- the LOC107959151 gene encoding protein THYLAKOID ASSEMBLY 8-like, chloroplastic, whose amino-acid sequence MATRAFSKSKFPILTSILLQNLTKNSITRSPFLVKPQIPPVQPDIHKPISGFKLYHDGRPRGPLWKGKKLIGKEALFVILGLKRFKDDEDKVLKFIKTHVLRLLKMDLIAVLSELERQEETSLAVKVFEVIQKQDWYKPDVYLYKDLIIALAKCRKMDEAMKLWESMRKENLFPDSQTYTEIIRGFLRDGSPADAMNIYEDMIKSPDPPEELPFRILLKGLLPHPLLRNKVKKDFEELFPEKHAYDPPEEIFGRC is encoded by the exons ATGGCAACTCGCGCCTTTTCAAAATCGAAGTTCCCAATTTTAACGTCAATCCTCCTTCAAAACCTCACGAAAAACAGTATTACGAGGTCCCCGTTTCTTGTAAAACCTCAAATTCCACCTGTACAACCCGATATCCATAAACCCATTTCAGGGTTTAAGCTATATCATGATGGGAGACCGAGAGGTCCCCTTTGGAAAGGCAAAAAGCTGATAGGGAAAGAAGCCCTTTTTGTAATATTGGGTTTAAAGAGATTTAAGGATGATGAAGATAAAGTTCTGAAATTTATCAAAACCCATGTTTTAAGGCTATTGAAGATGGATTTGATTGCTGTTCTTTCAGAGCTTGAACGTCAGGAGGAGACTTCTCTGGCTGTAAAG GTTTTTGAGGTGATTCAAAAGCAAGACTGGTATAAACCTGACGTCTATTTGTATAAGGACTTGATTATTGCATTAGCGAAATGCAGGAAAATGGATGAAGCAATGAAGTTATGGGAATCTATGAGAAAGGAAAATCTGTTCCCTGATTCTCAGACATACACCGAGATCATTAGGGGCTTCCTGAGGGATGGTTCTCCTGCCGATGCAATGAACATATATGAGGATATGATAAAATCTCCGGATCCACCAGAGGAGTTGCCATTCAGGATTTTACTAAAGGGGCTTCTGCCACATCCTCTTTTGAGGAACAAAGTTAAGAAAGATTTTGAGGAGCTCTTTCCAGAAAAGCATGCTTATGATCCTCCAGAAGAAATTTTTGGCAGATGTTGA